The Coprothermobacter sp. genome has a segment encoding these proteins:
- a CDS encoding MFS transporter → MKRKASYFKIFLLGFGFFGLSILWSLYNSDIPIMLKNVYSMSYTASGWVMNLDNILAITLIPLVGFWSDHLWTRIGRRMPFIISTLPIGGLLFALVPWIPLWLGTSATSLAAFILVLFFVNICMGISRSPIIALMPDLVPPEERSPANGVINFMGGFGSLLVYFVVGKISTTNRPLGFAIAGASVLVAAVIMFLSIKETRDSLDRKAPQSEHADFSLLRRMWTPKYRSLLLICLAIFFWFIAFNAIETYYPTYMHAESPAVRDLITRFGTAIPTDAAQIAQLDKARQASEASAKFNLGVFSLAFMLLSIPAGFIGKRLGRKTTILIGLAGVIIMVLLLAFGIATTAGLTIFVMGGLSWALVNINSLPTVLDMGNLEMVGALTGIYYFFSQAASIVSPPLVGRIADLAGGTMSVMFPYAGIFFVLAAVCMLFMRPEDKPAVSSDNGPAV, encoded by the coding sequence ATGAAAAGAAAGGCATCCTACTTCAAGATCTTCCTGCTTGGATTCGGCTTCTTCGGTCTCTCGATCCTCTGGTCGCTCTACAACTCGGATATTCCCATCATGCTGAAAAACGTCTATAGCATGTCGTACACCGCATCCGGGTGGGTGATGAATCTCGACAACATTCTGGCCATTACGCTCATTCCTCTGGTTGGTTTCTGGTCAGACCACCTCTGGACGCGCATCGGCCGTCGCATGCCATTCATCATCTCGACACTGCCCATTGGCGGACTCCTGTTCGCTCTGGTCCCATGGATTCCGCTGTGGCTTGGAACAAGTGCAACATCACTCGCGGCATTCATCCTGGTACTCTTCTTTGTGAACATCTGCATGGGCATTTCACGATCACCCATTATCGCTCTGATGCCGGACCTCGTTCCGCCGGAAGAGCGCTCACCAGCCAACGGCGTCATCAATTTCATGGGAGGATTCGGGTCCCTGCTGGTGTACTTTGTTGTCGGAAAGATCTCGACGACCAACAGACCGCTGGGGTTTGCCATTGCAGGAGCATCGGTCCTGGTGGCCGCCGTCATCATGTTCCTGTCGATCAAGGAGACGCGTGACTCGCTTGACCGCAAGGCTCCTCAGTCGGAGCATGCTGACTTCTCCCTGCTTCGCAGGATGTGGACGCCGAAGTACCGCAGTCTCCTGCTCATCTGCCTGGCCATTTTCTTCTGGTTCATCGCGTTCAACGCCATCGAGACGTACTACCCGACGTACATGCATGCCGAGAGTCCTGCCGTCCGCGACCTCATCACGAGATTCGGCACTGCGATACCCACCGACGCAGCTCAGATTGCCCAGTTGGACAAAGCCCGCCAGGCGTCCGAGGCAAGTGCCAAGTTCAATCTCGGCGTCTTCTCCCTCGCGTTCATGCTCCTGTCGATTCCGGCAGGCTTCATCGGCAAACGGCTCGGCCGCAAGACGACGATTCTCATCGGGCTTGCAGGCGTCATCATCATGGTCCTCCTGCTCGCCTTCGGTATCGCCACGACCGCTGGACTGACCATCTTCGTTATGGGCGGCCTGTCCTGGGCTCTTGTCAATATCAACTCGCTGCCGACCGTTCTTGACATGGGGAACCTGGAGATGGTCGGAGCGCTGACCGGTATCTACTACTTCTTCTCCCAGGCCGCCAGCATCGTCAGCCCTCCACTCGTCGGACGTATCGCCGATCTCGCAGGCGGGACGATGTCGGTCATGTTCCCCTATGCGGGTATCTTCTTCGTGCTCGCAGCGGTCTGCATGCTCTTCATGCGCCCTGAAGACAAGCCGGCTGTCTCGTCCGACAATGGCCCTGCCGTTTGA
- the pyk gene encoding pyruvate kinase, translating to MNVKRTKIVVTLGPATNSEDMIRALAERGVDVFRINFSHGTDEERLATIAAVKKVRGELDLPLAILQDLQGPKIRLGTFSQGPCEIATGDDFRLTTHMMDGNAQQASVDHPRLTTEVRPGELIFINDGLIRLKIREIEGDTIVTEVLKGGTLSDHKGVNFPQSDLHVPSITEKDRHDLLTGLRAGVDYVALSFVRTPDDVRELRTLMETHDAHVPIIVKVEKWQAVQNIESILAVANGIMVARGDLGVELPIEEVPLIQKRIIALCNHMGKPVITATQMLNSMVENPSPTRAEVTDVANAIFDGTDAVMLSNETAAGKFPAETVEMMERIIETTERSNLYWTAIEARDTECASDTSDAIAYAAVRTAQTVGAKLIVCATESGRTSVLISRYRPHTPILALTPSDLVQRHLALYFGIIPMVVQQFESVDHILRTAVAMARMSHLARRGDKIVITAGSHAGVAGSTNLIKVEDLN from the coding sequence CGACTTGCTACCATTGCTGCCGTGAAAAAGGTCCGCGGCGAACTCGACCTGCCTCTCGCCATCCTCCAGGACCTGCAGGGACCGAAGATCCGCCTGGGCACGTTCAGCCAGGGACCATGCGAGATCGCGACCGGAGATGACTTTCGTCTTACAACCCACATGATGGATGGAAATGCCCAACAGGCCAGCGTGGACCACCCTCGTCTCACCACCGAGGTGCGGCCCGGGGAACTCATCTTCATCAATGACGGCCTGATTCGTCTCAAGATACGCGAAATCGAGGGTGACACCATTGTCACGGAAGTCTTGAAGGGAGGAACCCTGTCGGACCACAAGGGGGTCAACTTCCCCCAGTCGGACCTCCATGTCCCGTCCATTACGGAAAAGGACAGACATGATCTTCTTACTGGGCTGCGGGCGGGCGTCGACTATGTAGCGCTCTCGTTCGTGCGCACGCCAGACGATGTTCGCGAGCTCCGTACACTCATGGAGACACACGACGCGCATGTTCCCATCATCGTCAAGGTGGAAAAGTGGCAGGCCGTCCAGAACATCGAGAGCATCCTCGCCGTGGCAAACGGCATCATGGTCGCCCGGGGAGACCTGGGCGTCGAGCTGCCTATCGAAGAAGTCCCCCTCATCCAGAAGAGAATCATTGCCCTCTGCAATCACATGGGCAAGCCAGTCATCACCGCGACGCAGATGCTCAATTCCATGGTCGAAAACCCATCCCCCACGCGGGCAGAAGTGACAGACGTCGCCAATGCCATCTTCGATGGTACGGATGCTGTCATGCTGAGCAACGAGACCGCAGCCGGCAAGTTTCCCGCGGAGACCGTCGAGATGATGGAGCGCATCATCGAGACAACCGAACGAAGCAACCTCTACTGGACGGCCATAGAGGCCCGTGATACCGAGTGTGCCTCGGACACGTCGGATGCGATCGCCTATGCCGCCGTCCGCACCGCTCAGACCGTCGGGGCCAAGCTCATCGTCTGCGCGACAGAGTCGGGCAGGACCTCGGTCCTGATCTCGCGCTATCGCCCACACACGCCCATCCTTGCTCTAACACCGAGTGACCTGGTTCAGCGCCACCTTGCACTGTACTTCGGCATCATCCCGATGGTCGTCCAGCAGTTTGAGAGTGTCGACCACATCCTCCGCACCGCCGTCGCCATGGCGCGCATGTCTCATCTGGCACGACGAGGCGACAAGATCGTCATTACTGCGGGTTCGCACGCAGGTGTCGCCGGCAGCACCAATCTCATCAAAGTCGAGGACTTGAACTAG